TAAAAGGAAAGGTTTGGTGTTTCAAGATGGCTCTGCCTCATGAAACATCAAAaggtagttgtagttggacatggtgatgcacatttgtaatcccagtgacttgggaagctcaggcaggaggatcacaaatttgaggccagcctcagcaacttagcaaagccctaagcaacttagtgagaatatgtctcaaaatttaaaaaataaataaataaaaataaacaaaagaaaaggcTGGGTATGTTGATCAGTGGAAGAGGCACCCAGtaccttaaaaagaaagaaagaaagaaagaaagaaagaaagaaagaaagaaagaaagaaagaaagaaagaaagaaaaaagaaaatgcaatttGACCTTCATGCTAACTTGGCACTGTTTTCCAGCACCTGAGAGTATCAGACACAGTGGTCACCAAGGAAGAACTtggatgaatgagtgaatgattcCTAAAGAGTAGTACATTTGATGCTGTGTATAACATACTCAACACCAGGGTCTTATTTCTCATTCAGGCTCTTTGTACTTGGAATGGTGATATTTGTGAGAagataaatgttttaaaagttgagaaattcattattcttttttaaaaaatcatgcttCTGTAAAGACACAGATTTGAATGACATTTCTTCTTCCTTATGGTTGTAGGAAACGCTCTGGCTCCTGCTCTGAGGTGTCCCTAAAGCAGCTGTGGTCTCCAGCTCACTATGGAGGCTGTTTGAGGAGGGGTTGCCCTGATCCCTTTTTCCCAGGACACCATCAGGGTGAGAAAGCCTCTTTAACCTCTGAAGACAAACGTGGTCATGTTTTGTATATACCTGAGTCCTTTAAGAAACAGAAGGACATCATATGGGCATAAATGTCATTATTCCCCCCTGGTGGTTACCTAGCCAGAACCAGGGCTACCACTCTGATGTAGAGCCAAATGCTCAGAGGTCTTCAGGTTTAAGATGACAGCCCAGGCAGTTCCTACCCTTAGCCAGGGAATCAGTTCATAGCCTAGCCCCAAACTGTAGTCCTGTTGTTCATTACTCTTCAGTTTCCTTCCTAAGTTGACCATGTCCTTCAGTTTGCCTAGGGAACTCTGTATTTATGGTTAAGTCCTTAACAGTGCCCCTTTGTCACTTTTAATTCTCACCCAGTTTAGATGACAAAGTGCATGGGCATTCATTCTACTCCGGCGTATATAAGTATGACTCTTAGTAAGGCAGGAGAAAGTGTTAAAAGAGGCAAAAAGGAAATCCGGGCCTCTTCCAGGTCAGGTCTCTGTAGGGCAAGTCTGAGAAACTACAAGCACAAGCCAGACATCCTCAAGGTCAGCTTGATTCCTGTGCTAGCAGAAAAACTGATAGTGAGGTACTGGTTGCTTAGGATCCAGACCTCCAGTAGCCATTCTCTGGCAAACCCTGCCCTTTAGAAGCTCTTCTTTCTATTACTTCAACAAATCCTGCTACATGTCCAtggattttatttaaatttgtcaAAGAACTCACCGAATCACACTCTGTGCTACATTAGGACTTAGGTTTGACCAAggattgcccatttttaaatttaaggTACAACGTGATTATCTACATAATTTCTccactttcttctttttctcctcccaCTGCTACAGATGGGCTGAGTTTTCTAAGCTTTATTCTTTCATTTACCCCCACCGCTGTGTTTTGCTCTGAGTTCTGAGAGCCCTCATATCTAACAACAGCATTTGGTGAAACTATCAGGGGACCTTGTGGAATTCAAACAATTAATTCTCACCAGACATTCAGAAATTCAGAACTGATATCTAATAACACTCCATTCTGCGAGGATTAAGCTGTGAGCAGGGTGACAGATGCACTAGCCTAATTATTATGAATGGATTTGTGAAGAAGGGCGTCAAATGACTGTTTTAAATGCTCATCTGTCACAACTCAACCATAGTATGTGAAGTCTATTTTGTACTCctgtatctatcatctatctctcACTATCTTCTAATCTATCCATCTTTGATTTTGTGTGTACAGTGCTGTGATTGTCTGTCTTCCTCAAGCAATTGACAGatcttgtaaaaataaaaaaaaattatcaatattggttTTTGGTTTGTGCTGACCAAAGTAGGTATCAAAGATATAATATACCTCCCCTGTGGTCACATCAGTTTCCACATGGATTTGATAAAATGAAAGGGGTGCATTGTGAGAATGGGTCCAGGACTGTGGAAATCAAGTGGGCACAGGGCAAAGGAGACTTTAAAGCTGATAGAGTCACACTATAGGCCAGTATCTTCTTGTTTCCCTGATTCATCAGATTTTCCCTAACCCTCATCATCAAACAGCTCCCAAACTGTACTTACTTTGATGCTTTTATTGAGCAAGATTATATTAGATTATTAAAAAATTACAGGCCTTGGGGCATATTTTCTTCAAGTACCAGTTTCCTGTTGGTGGACAAGTGCTCCTTGATGTGGACCTTTTTCTTCACACCTTTTCATAGGTTCTAGTGCTGACAATGTTATTCATGGTACATTCCTAAAAGCAAAAAGGAATGATTAAAGTTGGGAGTTGACAGATTGTTCAGCTCCTTTTTCCCCAGGCCAGACCCTCAATGCAGGGTGCATAAACCAAGGGGTAGCTTGACAAGCATGTATCAAACAAGAGACATAAgaattaaaatttagaaaaaaaaactcaCCGCCACCATTTTTCCATCTACAATTTTTCTTTTGATGGTTGTCTCTTTGTCGAGCCACTTTTGGACGTGAATCATCGAGCCACTGTCTAATGTTACGATGCTCTATAAATGTATAAGAAAATCTGTTAGAAGTAGAATTCGCTATGTTCTATCTGACACAGGACTAGACATCCACATTTCCATCTGTGTTTTGAAATTCTGTTCTTCAAAATCCTCACATTAATTCTTGTCATAATTGAATACTGTCAAACTAGAAGGTTTGAGAGacccttttaattaattttctctTCTAGGCAAATAATTCCTAAACTATTTGTGCCTAATTTCTCCCTTCTATCTGATCTTTAATATAATGACTAAGTgagatcaggaaaaaaaaaaagtgagagtaacattttttttttttttttttagcttcactCAGTCCTCAGAGTAATTAGCAAAAGGAATGACTTTGGAGATGTGCagatatatataacaaaacatgCCCAAACCAACTTGataataagtcaaattacatagcACAAACCATGCCTCGCCACCTCAGGTTTGTTTCTAACAGCTGAACACCAGGAAGATTTAGTTCTGACCGACCTTTACGTTTCGGTCGTCTGCAGTAGTTTCATCAAATTCTTCCCCCAGTTTGAAGGAGATCTCAGTATTCTTGAAAGAGCTTTCCGTTCGCATCTTCACCTTATCTCCATCCATGCTAATAATTACGTTTGGCTTCACTAACACTGCCGCATTGCGAGCTGCAGCATTCACTCCTGGAAGGCAGAGAAAGCATCACACTTTATTCAGACATTTAGACAGATGTGTTAACAATCATTTTGGAAAGGAATTTCCTAAACCAAAAAACAATTTCTTCCCCCATTCAAGTTTTGgataatgtatgttgtggtctttTATGCTCTCTGTTATCTGGACTGAGCCAGATCCTCCCAATCAGAATGTATAGCTGGCTAGTATTCCATCTGATATTTTGAAAAGCTAAATTCACTCTCTGAAGCTATTGAGCTTCCTGGAAAATGTTTATTTGCAGGGTGCCTTGCAGGTGATCAGATGCTGGCTCTGGACCTCACAGAAGCTACACAGTATAGGAGGAGTTTGGCTTAGAGAAATCCTCAGTCTGGGGATTTCCATTGTCAAACTTCACTCCTACAAAAGGTCGGCAGAAGAGCTGActccttctctgtctctctcagtcATTATCAGACTGTTTCCCACTCAAATTAGGGAATGGATGTGATGCACTTCACAGCGGAGTAGCAGTTTTAAATCCAAGGATCACAAGCAGAATTGCCTGGCTCCAATTTTGCCACCTGCTAGCTTGGGTGTGTTATGTACCTTCTCTACCCTTCAACTCTCTTGGTAGTAAAATGTGTTTAAGTGGTTCTAACCTTACAGGTGTGTTGGAAGAGGAGCTAAAGGACTTAGTATGGTATTCACATAGAGGAGCTCAGCTGTTATTGAGACACATCTAACCCAGCTCCTAGTCAAAACAAGGACTGTCTTGACATGGTGgttcacacctggaatcccagcggcttgggaggctaaggcaggaggatctcaagttcataaGCCTGCCTCTGCAAATtagggaggccctgtctctaaaaaaaatttttaaaaagggctgaggatatgcctcagtggttaagtgccctggtaaggtactaaaaaaattgttttatgtacaaacaaacaaataaaaaacccaTGAGGATTGTTCTGGCCCTAAACCTTGTGTTTAATTAAACCTCcaaattttattcaaaataaaagCATCTTTAAATCCATAGGTAAGGAAACCTATTTATTGCTCCCTGAGAATGTTAATACTGAGATAAAAGGAACAAATAATAtacttggggttttttttgttgtttttgtttgtttgtttgtttgttttttgcatccgggattgaactcaggggcacttggccactgagccacatccccagccctattttgtattttatttatagacagggtctcactgagttgcttagtgcctcacttttgctgaagaggactttgaactcgagatcctcctggatCCTGCACCTGGCCAAATAGTACACTTATAAGTACACTAACTTATTATGCAGGATAAAGCATGGTTGTTTCATTGTCTAGAATGAGTAAACATATTGTTAATAACAATAAGCATCTACTGATCATTCCAAacaagttacaaaaaaaaaaaaaaaaaaaactaaagaagatTCTTGGCTTTATACATAGTTATTTATCATAAAAGAGATTTCtcttaattaaatataaaaaataagtaattaCCATTCTTCTAGCattcgtaaaaaaaaaaaaaatctgtgcagCTATTATAGACCCAAGTCATTATAATTGATGTTTGACCATTTAACTTGAGAGAAAGGATAGGTAGGATTTATACTTCTGAGAAACATCCCATCACTAGACTTTCAATGAGTAAAAGTGTCCTATTTCTCCCACCAAAGGAATTTTTCAAAGTAATGTCTTACCGATCACTTATATGAATGAGAACTCTAAAAATTAACTGCCTAGAAATTTTATTTGTTGCTACTACCTTTCAAAATTCATAACTTAAAGCAAACTCTGAGATAAGTTTAATTATAGATGGTGATTACTGTCTATAAatttgaaactggaaaaaactgttcAATAAAGTGACCAAGCAAAAGAGATCCTCAATCTAAAGGTTAGCAAGAAGTATTATCAAAAGGATAAATGGGCTTATACATGGATTTTGACTGGAGGTATCTATGAacctcatatttttaaaaaagacaatttATTACTAATACTAAGGAAAAGCAAaagt
This genomic interval from Callospermophilus lateralis isolate mCalLat2 chromosome 16, mCalLat2.hap1, whole genome shotgun sequence contains the following:
- the Fabp9 gene encoding fatty acid-binding protein 9, giving the protein MEPFLGTWKLVSSENFEDYMKELGVNAAARNAAVLVKPNVIISMDGDKVKMRTESSFKNTEISFKLGEEFDETTADDRNVKSIVTLDSGSMIHVQKWLDKETTIKRKIVDGKMVAECTMNNIVSTRTYEKV